The following DNA comes from Picosynechococcus sp. PCC 7003.
CCACCGATAACAATGGCGGTTTTGCATCGGTACGGACAAAAAGTTTGGCCAATCCCTGGGATTTATCTAAATATGCAGGGTTCCGGCTCCGGGTAAAGGGCGATGGCCAACGCTACAAATTTATTGCCCGCTGTGAAAACCGTTGGGATGGCATTGGCTACAGTTATTCCTTTGAGACCACCGCAGACCAGTGGCGGACTGTGGATATTCCCTTTAGGGAGCTGGTGCCTGTTTTTCGGGCCAAATCCGTACCGCAAATGGGGCAATTTCAAGCGGATCGGGTCTATGCACTGCAGTTGATGCTCAGTAAGTTTGAATACGATGGGCAACTCAATCCCAGCTTTAAACCGGGGGGGTTCCAACTGGTCATTGAGGCGATCGCCGTCTATGGTGGTGAACCTTTCCCTCAAATTATTGCCCTAAGTCAAACCACAGCCCCCCAGGAGGCGCTCCAGGAAACGGGGATTCCCTACTGTTTAATTCATTGTCCCCAGGGTTTTACCGCAGAAAATCTGCCAACTGTGATCAATGTCATTGGCGATCGCCAAGCCGTTAACCAAATTATTACCTGTACGGCGTCCCAATAACCGCTAACGGGTTACCCATGGCAAAGAATTGCGGGGTATCCGGTTAGATATTCAGCATAAACAAGTAAGATCGGAAGCATAAACACTTTGGTTGCCCTAATCCTGTAC
Coding sequences within:
- a CDS encoding CIA30 family protein — translated: MAIWDFGRFMQTLIQFDVMPGSQLIKPWLGQENMAADSTAFGGSAQMRKILVVGGDRPENQTLVQALLERGYQTHWAQDADESCDGAAMLILCADLAATTRESLLTQASRDPQWRSPQWELFNFRQATPALAQLWGAVDDVVMGGVSQSQLRLTPAGALFTGNVSTDNNGGFASVRTKSLANPWDLSKYAGFRLRVKGDGQRYKFIARCENRWDGIGYSYSFETTADQWRTVDIPFRELVPVFRAKSVPQMGQFQADRVYALQLMLSKFEYDGQLNPSFKPGGFQLVIEAIAVYGGEPFPQIIALSQTTAPQEALQETGIPYCLIHCPQGFTAENLPTVINVIGDRQAVNQIITCTASQ